The Burkholderia mallei ATCC 23344 genome has a window encoding:
- a CDS encoding acyl-CoA dehydrogenase family protein — translation MAISSPDSTLRRATAPAAPPQADADASTHAHDGKIADAALLFDDDPLIRRFAPLFERIAHGAAARDRDRALPYEPVEWLRAAGFTKLRVPRAAGGAGIGLAPFFALIARLGEADPNLPQILRVHGGFIEMLHESADDALRSRWFARIAQGTIVGGATAERSAVTSNTVRLSRENGKLYLDGEKYYTTGTLYADWIDVSANDGDTDLRVLVPAATPGVERLDDWDGFGQRLTGSGTTRFTRVEVEPGDIYRRFDASRPRGNSLLTAYFQTLHLANLAGIARAVLRDAVAFTRDRTRTFGVPGASSPRHDPLVQRVIGRLASLAYSTQSLVATIARTLDDVCAARAASRATEDAYVRVDIQAFQAQQIVLAQTLEAATLLFEVGGASATSETRRFDRHWRNARVLASHNPAIVREAVIGNYYLNGVGHNERFGIARTGVR, via the coding sequence ATGGCCATTTCCAGCCCCGATTCCACGCTGCGCCGGGCCACCGCGCCCGCCGCCCCGCCCCAGGCCGACGCCGACGCCAGTACCCACGCGCATGACGGCAAGATCGCCGACGCCGCGCTCCTGTTCGACGACGACCCGCTGATCCGCCGTTTCGCGCCGCTGTTCGAGCGAATCGCACACGGCGCGGCCGCCCGCGACCGGGATCGCGCACTGCCGTACGAACCGGTCGAGTGGCTGCGCGCCGCGGGCTTCACGAAACTGCGCGTGCCGCGGGCCGCCGGCGGCGCCGGCATCGGCCTCGCGCCATTCTTCGCGCTGATCGCGCGGCTCGGCGAAGCCGATCCGAATCTGCCGCAGATCCTGCGTGTGCACGGCGGCTTTATCGAAATGCTGCACGAAAGCGCCGACGACGCGTTGCGCAGCCGCTGGTTCGCGCGCATTGCGCAAGGAACGATCGTCGGTGGCGCGACCGCGGAACGGAGCGCCGTCACGAGCAACACCGTGCGGCTGTCGCGAGAGAACGGCAAGCTGTATCTCGACGGCGAGAAGTACTACACGACGGGCACGCTGTACGCGGACTGGATCGACGTGAGCGCGAACGACGGCGACACGGACCTGCGCGTGCTGGTGCCGGCCGCCACGCCGGGCGTCGAGCGCCTCGACGATTGGGACGGCTTCGGGCAGCGCCTGACGGGCAGCGGCACGACGCGCTTCACGCGCGTCGAGGTCGAGCCGGGCGACATCTATCGGCGTTTCGATGCGTCCCGCCCGCGCGGCAACAGCCTGCTGACCGCATACTTCCAGACGCTGCACCTCGCGAATCTCGCGGGCATCGCGCGCGCGGTGCTGCGCGACGCGGTCGCGTTCACGCGCGATCGCACGCGCACGTTCGGCGTGCCGGGTGCGTCGAGCCCCCGTCACGACCCGCTCGTGCAGCGCGTGATCGGCCGGCTCGCGAGCCTCGCGTATTCGACGCAAAGCCTCGTCGCGACAATCGCGCGCACGCTCGACGACGTCTGCGCGGCGCGCGCGGCGAGCCGCGCGACCGAGGACGCGTACGTGCGCGTCGACATCCAGGCGTTCCAGGCGCAGCAGATCGTGCTCGCGCAGACGCTCGAGGCCGCGACGCTGCTGTTCGAAGTGGGCGGCGCATCGGCGACGAGCGAGACACGCCGGTTCGATCGCCACTGGCGCAACGCGCGCGTGCTCGCGTCGCACAATCCGGCGATCGTCCGCGAAGCGGTGATCGGCAATTACTATCTGAACGGCGTCGGGCACAACGAGCGCTTCGGCATCGCACGCACGGGCGTGCGCTGA
- a CDS encoding DUF6632 domain-containing protein → MSSISSRPHKRPPASPWLSLVIRLLGVSFVLFFGAAIVTILLGIDHRAAGDPIGLLVLRLVRWGGVHGGGEHYELMISTVYVVWGAFLWKAADAPFEHALFLDFTVVANVAHFGLMFVQGLTMPGEHLHLVGDVALGGLALALFAATWLPARGNTRKRHTAGVDR, encoded by the coding sequence ATGTCTTCGATTTCGTCCCGGCCGCATAAGCGGCCGCCCGCCTCCCCGTGGCTGTCGCTCGTCATCCGCCTGCTCGGCGTCAGTTTCGTGCTGTTCTTCGGTGCGGCGATCGTCACGATCCTGCTCGGCATCGACCATCGGGCCGCGGGCGATCCGATCGGCCTCCTGGTGCTGCGCCTCGTACGCTGGGGCGGCGTGCACGGCGGCGGCGAGCATTACGAACTGATGATCTCGACCGTTTATGTCGTCTGGGGCGCGTTTCTGTGGAAAGCCGCCGACGCTCCGTTCGAGCACGCGCTGTTTCTCGACTTCACGGTCGTCGCGAACGTCGCGCACTTCGGGTTGATGTTCGTCCAGGGGCTGACGATGCCGGGCGAGCACCTCCATCTGGTCGGCGACGTCGCGCTCGGCGGGCTCGCGCTCGCGCTCTTCGCCGCGACGTGGCTTCCCGCACGAGGCAACACGCGCAAGCGCCATACCGCGGGTGTCGACCGCTGA
- a CDS encoding metal-dependent hydrolase, with the protein MPAIVRRDVRFALPPDRIGDWHVNGVANTHYFNALSLMFPAGERFFIDAVRHYRDRIQDPELLRQVQGFIGQEAMHSREHVEFNDVAEAAGYPAHRLDRGFWRFTGLMQKILPPPLRLAQTIAFEHYTAIMTDMLLGNFERFHDSADAYANMWLWHSMEETEHKAVAFDVWNAVMKPGPARYLMRTGSMLLASVVFWGTNFYFHLAFMNAHRRMHGKVTGKWAFLRFFLKGMVRIAPKTLAYFKPGFHPWQHDNRRHFAQLDQLLANIDASNARYAAQAAPRRIPLHPMTIQPS; encoded by the coding sequence ATGCCTGCCATTGTCCGCCGTGACGTTCGCTTCGCCCTTCCGCCCGATCGCATCGGCGATTGGCACGTGAACGGCGTGGCCAACACGCACTACTTCAACGCGCTGTCGCTGATGTTTCCCGCGGGCGAGCGCTTTTTCATCGATGCGGTTCGCCACTACCGGGATCGCATTCAGGATCCCGAACTACTGAGGCAGGTTCAGGGCTTCATCGGGCAGGAGGCGATGCACAGCCGCGAGCACGTCGAGTTCAACGACGTCGCCGAGGCGGCCGGCTATCCCGCGCATCGGCTCGACCGCGGCTTCTGGAGATTCACGGGGCTGATGCAGAAAATCCTGCCGCCGCCGCTGCGGCTCGCGCAGACGATCGCGTTCGAGCACTACACGGCGATCATGACCGACATGCTGCTCGGCAACTTCGAGCGTTTCCACGATTCGGCCGACGCATACGCGAACATGTGGCTGTGGCATTCGATGGAGGAAACCGAGCACAAGGCGGTCGCGTTCGACGTGTGGAACGCCGTGATGAAGCCCGGGCCGGCACGCTACCTGATGCGCACCGGCTCGATGCTGCTGGCGAGCGTCGTGTTCTGGGGCACGAATTTCTATTTCCACCTGGCGTTCATGAACGCGCATCGGCGCATGCACGGCAAGGTCACCGGCAAATGGGCGTTCCTGCGGTTCTTCCTGAAAGGCATGGTGCGCATTGCGCCGAAGACGCTCGCGTACTTCAAGCCCGGCTTCCATCCGTGGCAACACGACAACCGCCGGCACTTCGCGCAGCTCGACCAGTTGCTCGCCAACATCGACGCGAGCAACGCGCGATATGCGGCACAAGCGGCGCCGCGGCGCATCCCGCTGCATCCGATGACCATTCAGCCGAGCTGA